The following nucleotide sequence is from Vulpes lagopus strain Blue_001 chromosome 1, ASM1834538v1, whole genome shotgun sequence.
CAAGCTCTGTGTCCTGGGTCTGGTCCTCCCCATCCCGCTGCCAGGTCACGGTGATCTCCGCAGGGTAgaagcccagcacccagcacctcAGGGTGACCTCACGGTCAGAGAAGGGGTGGCGGGTCAGGTAGATTTTTGGAGGATCTAAGGAGAAGGGTcagaaaatttacaaatttgCATTATACCGGGTGGGTCACCTAAGCAGCACTGCTGTGACCATGCTGAGAATGAAGAGGACaaatgggggagagggagtgCAAAATACAGACACCAGCCTGAACTCCAGGATCTGGGATACCTTCCTATCCCTTTGGAAGATCTAGAATCAGGATAAGATAGCCTAAGGTAGGAAGTTCCAGGTCTCTGAGTGTGACAACACATCTTGCATCTTCTGGTCCTGACCTAGGTAGAGGAAGCCTAGTGACTCTTAAAACTTGGAGGCAGACCTCCAATTAAGTTGGGTGTGGGACAGGGAGCAAGGCCTGAGGGAGGAAGTCAGTCAGTGGTGCCCAAGGTGAATGCCAGGGTCAAAGAAATCTGCtattaaattatttcagaaatatctcTATCCCTCTCCATAAAGACTGGATCCCTTAAATGTCCTGAGAGAAGGATGGGTTCTCTGAGCGAGTCTCTCTTTAGTACGGAACCGAAAACCAAGAAACTTCACTTTCAGGATCCAAgaagtggggcaggggaggaattCTGGTGtcaattccattttcctttctgtagGGATAGCAGGAGGTACAGCCCCAGCGGCAGGGgagatcccggagtcccagatgCCGCACATACCTGTGCGCTGCAgggtctctttccctctctccaggTACTTAAGGAGCGACTGCACGCACTCCCCCTGCAGGTATACCCGGTAGTACTGGGCCGCGCCCGCCGCCTCCCACTTGCGCCGGGTGATCTGCGCCGCCGTGTCCGCCGCGGTCCAGGAGCGCAGGTCCTCGTTCAGGGCGATGTAATCGGCGCCGTCGTACGCGAACTGCTCGTACCCGCGGAGGAGGCGCCCGTCCGGCCCCACGTCGCAGCCCGAAGTCCACTGGAAGGTGTGAGACCCTGGGCAAGCCCCGCCCCCGTCTCAGTCAGTCCCGCCCCGGTAGCCCGGTCCCCGCCGTCAGCCCCGTCCACCTAGACTCCCCTGGCATTGGATCTACGGCCGGTGAGTGGTCAGAGGCCTCGGAAACTGTCCGCAAGTCCTTGCAGGCTCGTCCCGCGTGGGGGGCCAGGACGGTCTCCTGGCCTGGGGGTGAATCTCAGACCCCGGAACTCGGGGAGACCCCAGCCTGTCCAAGGGGGGTTCATGGACTGGTGAACTGGACCCGGCCCGGGTCACTCACCGGCCTCGCTCTGGTTGTAGTAGCCGAGGGCCGTCTGCAGGTTGGACCGGGAGGTCTGTGCGTGCACCCTGGCGATCTCCGTCTGCTCCTCCCAAAACTCCGGCGCCTCCTGCTCCATCCACCGCGCCCGCGGCTCCACCTTCGGACTCGCCGCGTCGCTGTTGAACCGCAGGAACTGTACGTCGTCCACGTAGCCCACAGAGATGTAGAGGGCCTCCCTGCGGCCGGGCCGGGACACGGCGGTGTGGAAAAACCTCAGGGAGTGGGAGCCTGCGGAGCCGAGGGGCTGAGACCCCGCCCGACCCCCTCccgccgcggggcccggggcccagggggagatgcccgggggggggggagcggcgGAGAGGCGGCTTCCCGGGGTCCCGCGTCCCCGCCCGCCGGTCCCCTCGCTCCCGCCCGCACTCACCCGCCCGGGTCGGGGTCACGGCCAGGGCCGCCGACAGCAGCACGAGGAGGGCTCGCGGCATCACCACCTTCATCTCGGGGCTCCCGGGACACTGGCCGTCGCCGCTGGGCTCGGAGGCGGAAGCTTTCGAGCCCGGGCTCCTCCAGAAACGCTGCACCCAATGGGAGTGCGAGCTGGGGCTGCGTCACGAGTCTCCAGGAAGGGGCCCCTGAGCCAggttgggagaaggagaagtgaaACCCCAGGAGGTGGGGACTCCCCAGCCTGAGCGACCCCGCCCCGGACCCGCCCTGGGGCCTGAGACCCTGAGAGCCTCGCCCTCCCCGGGACCATGGAGTGACCTGACACTTTTCATCTTGCGTGGAGCGCTCTTTGTCACACTTTTCCCCTGACTCCTGGACCAGGGTCTTTCTGAAGAAACCAGGTGAAGACACCAGACTGAGCTCAGCcacttttcctgccttccttcctggaGACCCCTTGCTGAGCTTGACTCTCTGCCTTTAACCCCTCACCACTCCCCCTCCACCGACTGACTTGCTTATTTTCttacctacttcttttttttcttttcttacctacTTCTTTATGTATGGGTTTTAATTCCAgaagttaacatacagtgttaggTGTACCGCAAGTGATTCCATAGTCCCATACCTGACAGGTCCATCATCATGCCAgcaacttgaaaaagaaagaaaagggacccctttctcacaccatatacaaaaataaattcgaGATGgagtaaagacctaaatgtgagtcctgaaaccataaacatcctagaagagaacacaggcagtaacctctctagatctgtctcctgaggcaagggaaacaaaagcaaaaatacactattgggactgcacaaaaaataaaaatcttctactCAACGAAGGAAACAACAGTCCAGACAGTCCCCCTGGACTGTCTGAGAAGAAACTTACTCTCAGGGAATTTGATGCCAGAGAGAGAGCTGACTGTGGGACAATTGGTGAAGGAACAAGGTGTCTTCTGTACCTGAGGCAGGTGTGCTTGGGGCACTAGCTAGAGATTTTCACAGAggccagttttcttcttgtttattAACCATAATCTTGACAACCTCTGAGAGATTGGGACTCGCATGCGTCAAAGTAGTGATTTTATCATTTCTGTATAAATTCGCCTAAACAGCTTTGAAATAACCAAAGCTGTCATTTTCACTTTCCCAAGCCAAGACTTTAAGTTTTTGTGCTTTAAAATGACCTCTATTCCATAGCTCCGTCTGTGAATTCCAGACATAGCCTCAATACAAAGATGCACGTTGGAAGTACAGTCTGTATGTGATCTGTGTCTGGGTCTTGATTTACCCAGGTGACTAAGTGACAGGTGGAGAGGCTGATGCCATTGaaagaagctgttttttttttttttttttttaattacattactGAGAGGAGGAGCATGGAACACCACAGAGGGCCATATGGGGAAGCACCAAGGAGCACCAGGGGGCAGAAGGAGTGGAAGAAAGCATGGCCCAGAACGTTTATTGTATTTTCCTTGAGAAAGGCAGAGGGGTTGGGACACATTTTAGAATTAACTAGTCTGAATAATGTCATCAGTTGGCTTTGGGTCACAGGAGTTGTCTCTAGAAGCCTGGTACCTGGTCCTGAGTAATTGGAGCAGAGGAATATTATATCCTGGAGTAGTCTTAAAGAGAGGTAGTTCAGAATATGCTTGCAAAGGGAAGGTGTGCTCCTGGTCAAGCATTTAGCTGGCTCTCAGAATTGGCCActcaggggagggagaaggtCTCCCCAGTTATGGAGGCCGCAAATGCCAGAGCATCAAggatacaaaaaaagagaaagtatcaTTAATATAGTACATTTCAATCAGAGTGTGCAACCATTAATCACCTCATAGTTGCAAGTATTCAGGGCAGTCCAAATGCCCGTCATCAGCATTCAGTGTTGCCTGTGTGTATGAATGAGCACCTAAAAGGAGGATTTTATTGGGGTATTAGTGGCATCTAGGTTACTTCTTAACCCTGATAACATAAGGAGGCCACAGGTATTCAGTCCACAGAGTGCAGTAAATATTAGATGCAAACAATATCTTGCTAAGACCTGgaaatagagattaaataaaaaattgatataaCAATGTATTCAATGTATTCAAATTCCACTACTTTAGAATTCTTTACcgctgcttctctccctccacctgcatcTGCAgcccttctctccatctctctcagcCCTCATACCTTCTCATCCCCTTAGTCTCCACCCCCTCTCCTGATTGCACCCTGCTGCCACCCCAACACCTGCCACCCAGGGCCACTCTCTCCACTGGGGTCAGTGATCCTGCTAATGTGAGTCAGAATGTGTCATTTCATCACTGAAAAAGCtccaggggctccatctcacttTTAGGAAGCCTCTAGAATGTAAAGCATGAGAGCACAGGTGCTTTGGACTACTTTGATGAAAGCTGTACCCCTAGTGTAGAAAGCCATTCTTGGTGCAGAGTAGGCACTAAATTAattgttgttgaatgaatgaatgaatgaaatatgacTATTAGATTTTAATCCCGTCacttaaaaaatcacaaaatggaaaatacatgaaaaatgagattttatttagtGTGCACGACGATTCATACATTCATTCCACTGGGAAAATGTGATGTGCATTAAGGCTATGTGgtggttttctattgctgcataacaaattaacCACAAACATAGTGACTTACAACCACACCCATGTGTATGTgcacagttctgtaggtcagtaGTCCAGGAGTGATGCTGAGGGGTCTTCTCCTCAGCATGTCACAGACAGTGTTTGCAACTAGAGCTCGAGGTCCCCTACAAGCTTGTACAGATCTGTTAGCAGAATTCCAGTTCTTGTAGTTGGAGGTCGGCAGTCTCCAACCTGGCACGCTGTCAGTGGGATGCTGTTCTTAGCTCCTGTGGCCACCAGCATTGCTTGCTGGGAGCCCCTTCCATCGTAAAGCCCCCACTCACAGTGAATCCTGCTCACTCTTCCAGTCCCTTCACTCAGGAAGCACCCTGTGCTATTAAGGGctcacctgattaggtcaggACTACTTGGGATAAtcctcctgttttatttatttatttatttatttatttatttatttatttatttatatttttaaaagattttatttatttattcatgagacacacacacatacagaggcagagacacaggcagagggagaagcaggctccatgcagggagcccgacatgggactggatcctgggtctccaggatcataccctgggctgaaggtggtgctaaactgctgagccaccccggctgcccaatcCTCCTGTTTTAAATGCAGCTGATCTGAACCTTCACTGCATATGCAAAGTCCTTTCACACTAGCACCTGGATTAGTGTTTGATCCAACAACTGGGAGAATATTAATAACCAGAGTTTAGTTATGGCAGGCCATCTTAGCATCTGCCTAggacagcctgcttcttccttttgtttAATTGGTTTACCGTCAGAAATCAAACTCCAAATAAATAGATTGTTGTGAATGATGATAATATGCATTCTGTTCCCTTAGACATAGATATTCTTCTTAAATCTTAAAACCAATAGATGATGTTTAATATCATAGTTAATTTAGAGCCAATCGATATTAAAGTGCAATACTTTATTCTCTTCTTTGGACTCTATAATAGTTATGTACTGGTGCCTCACAAATTATCCAAAGAATAGCAGCTCagaataacaaatatatattgtgtCCCACAGTTTCCCAGGGTCAGGAATCCAGGAGAGGCTTACCTGAGTGCTTCTGTCTCAGGGCCTCTCTCTGGGTTGCAGTCAAGTTGTCAGACAGGACTGCATCATCTGATGGCTTGACTGGGGCTGAGGGATTCCTAGGACATAAGGCTCCCTCACATGGCTGttgaggaaaatgaggaaatgaggaagAGGCCTCATTTCCTTCCCAGATGGTCCCAGGGGGCCTCAGTTCCTAGCTGTGTGGACTTTTCCATTAGGTAGCTAATAACTAGGTAGCTTCTTCCCCCAGTGCAAgtaaccagagagagagagacagagacagaaacagagagacagacagacaaaaagagagagaaagagccaggtAGAAGCTGCAATGTGTTTTATGTTCCTAGACCTGGGTCACACACCATCACATCAGCCTTTTCTATCAGTTAGAAGTGAATCATTCAGTGCAAGTCCACGCTCAGGAGGAGGACATTAAGATCCATATCTGGAAAGGAGGATTGTTGTCAAAGAATTTGTGAACCTGTTAAAACCAGAATCAAAActaaatattatttcagaattttgtAAATCAAATGCTTCTTTCACCCAATTATTTTCCTTGAATGCTTCAAATTTCTCTTTGGAAAGTAACAATGAGAAGTTTATATAAAgttaacatttataatatttaacatcTCTCTCTATGGTTGTTTTCAGTGAAATTTAGTAGAAGAGATTTAGGCAGTAACAAACTTCAAAAAAGCACTGTCACAATGCACTAAAATTTTTTTACACAGTTCTATTTGGTatcatttccatttgtatttGCTATTTCATCAGTGGTTATTCCATTGAATGCTTTCCAGTTTAATTTATATTGAGCAACAATATGCTTTTCATTCTCTGAATGTATTGAATCCAGTTGAATGGGAGGTTAATGTGACACATCAAATCCTTCACAAGATAGAATTGCCTTGCACACCACATTGAACATTGTATATCAGAAAACAATAGACGGTGCCAGCGAGAAAAAGATCAAATGACCTATTCTAGCCAAAACTCTTGTTATGACTTTCTGTATCCTCTCTAACATGGCTCAGGATAATTGACTGTGACTCTATTCCAATGTGAACAGTTTGTGCTTTGATCCAATTTGCATGGATTACCAAGTATCCTTGAAATGAAGTTTggtatctcatttttaatttccttaaaaacaatGAACCTGGAATATTAAACAACTccagtttgaaaaatgccagtTTCAGAAGATCTGAAACAGCAAACCTGGGCACACACCACCAATTGGGACAAGAAACATGAAGCCCTATGGGCCACTCCCCAGTGCCGTACCCCAGGTGTAACCTCTGTCCAAAAATTCGTGGCTAACCACTCCTTTGAGTGCTCTAACGATTTTACAATAAGTGTTTCTGTGCCCAAAGCCAATATTATTGTTTTTTGCCTGTTTTACCTCCTTGTACAGTAAACACAACTACATGTCTTCTGTGAATCGTTGTTACATGCAGGTAACTTATCCCTAATGTGTTAGTGTAGTTCACTCATTTTTACCGCTGTACTGTCTTACATTTTGGAATTAAATCACAATTTTGctatttgcctatttatttttatgtggggGTTATTCCAGTTTTCCCCATAAACTTAGTGCACGAGTCTTCTGGAACACAAATTAGACTGCagacacttcttttcttttctttgttttattcagtcAGGATTCATTCAAGGAAAGGCAACTTAATTTTTACATgtgagctttgttttttttaccatatCAGTAAGTACGAAAGTTATGAATTACATGTTCTCTTATGTCCTGCATCCAGGAGTGAATCCATGAAATTCTCAGATAGGAATCTAAATCATAGGTCCTATTAAAAATAgcccaagtgaaaaaaaaaaaaagaaaaaagaaaaaaaaatagcccaagTGAAAAATGACCATATAGCCAGCCTGTTTGTGGTCTTGAAGAATATCTAACACTCTCAGGTGGTCTCATAATGCAGAGTACTGAATTCTGTGAgatttgtcaaaatttaaaacagcaTTGCTtacaaaatcattctttttttaaaaaaaaaaagatttatttttttatttattcagagagaatgagagagaggcagagacacaggctccaggcaggctgcccaacatgggactcgatcccaggtctccaggatcacaacccgggctgcaggtggctctaaaccgctgcaccaccagggctgccctacaaaatcatttttgaagCTCTAAATGCCTTTACAtaacaaaaatgagaattttgagtAGTTGCCTCACAGGACCAAATCTATAAATCAGAACTAGTTAAAATTCAATGgtatcagttttctcatttataaggTAACTAGATGGCAAATTAATAGatggcataaaaataaagacttacatcttttttttttataggaggAAATGTATGATAACTAGGGAATACAGAAAGTTCAatgtattttacaataaaataaccaTTCAAACCTCCATCCCTGTACAATAGGGTTAAGGTCATCTCTAGTAAATTTGCATGTTTCTATACAGTGTATTTTATCATAAGTACCTGAATTGTTTTAGATATACCATTTTCCATCGAAAGACTATTATATTTGTATACCTGGATAAAATTTATTACattgagatgttttaaaaatatgtataaacttGTTTCTGATATGCAAAAGCATTTGGCAATACTTTTACAGCATTCgattttatagaattaaaatgtcATACTGTACTCACTTTGATGTTTAAAGAACattcttagaaaaaatatattagaagcCTGACTGCATAATAGTATTCTTTCCAGTTTCTGGTTCTGGTAATTAAAACCTTCATTAAGTCTGTTAACAAGTCATTTCCTGTACATTTATGAAGGCAACTGACATGATTGGCAAACAAAACCTtcagattttatgttatttaccGAAGAGCACAGTTCAGCAAGAACAGAAAACCCAATATGCAAATTTGGAGACTATTTTACAAATTTAGCAGTTCCTGTGACTCAAAGGTTTCAGCCTTTCAAGGTACCGTCCATAAAGTTCCACATCATTGTGACCTGCCCCTTCAAACCTTGGCAAAGCTCAAAGAATGCGAAGCCATGTGAAAAGTCACTGACTTCACCTTCAGTCTCCTGAATTATTAGCACAGGAGCTGTTATCTTAGAGATTTTGTCAATGTTTGGGAGTGCATCAAAACTGtaggtctagggatccctgggtggcgcagcggtttggcgcctgcctttggcccagggcgcgatcctggagaaccgggatcgaatcccacatcaggctcccggtgcatggagcctgcttctccctctgcctgtgtctctgcctctctctctctctctgtgactatcataaataaataaaaattaaaaaaaaaactgtaggtcttaaaaaaacaaaacaaaactgtaggtCTTCCAAGTGTCAGGAAGAGTGATTCCCATCCCGTGGTCAAAGGAGAATGAAGAGAATGAAGAGTGCTGTAGCACTCTGACACCAAGCAGCAGGATCCACAGATGTTCTGTCCTTCTACTTTGGCCACATATGATCACATTTTCAGGGAAAATACCATATTTTGCGCTAAGAGTAAGCCAAGCAGCTCCTGTATCTGCATAGAGGTTTTTCTTCAACAGGTTCCCAACACTTACACAGTATAGTACAATTGGTCTGTGATCCCAGTCCTATGTAAAAGCTGCTCATCTGACCAAGATCAAGATCATTTCTGTGTGCGAAGAGTTAAGTGTACTTGGCATTGGGTGGACAAAGTACAAACATGCAGGCAATTCTGGTGCCTTTACTGGTTCTAGTCATGAAACACTCAATAGCATCTTTTTCTCTAGAAGAATACTACCAGTCTGCTTATTCTGATTGGTGTGAAGTCcaccagtttctttttctttttaaaaaaaattttttattaatttattcatgagggacacagacagaggcagaggcacagagagagggagaagcaggctccatccagggagcctgatgtgggacttgatcccctaccggggatcacaccctgagccaaaggcagacgctcaaccactgagccacccaggcatccctaagtctAGCAGTTTCTACATTCATCACACATCATTGTGTAAGTTGGATCAGGTGgtaaaaatgctaatttgaagtCATTTTCCCAGGGAAAGACAGACAGCAGCAGAGGCCACATAGGTCACTAAAGGAGAGCTTACTCATCTTCTGCACCTGAGGGGCTGGAggaaagggtggggagagagccCTTGCCCACGTGCTGTTCTTCCCCCTCAAGGTGCGACCCACACTGCCACTgctcctccacctccccttctgtcaCCACAGACACCACCCACATGCAGCCAggtcttccttctctttgttcacctctctctgctcccctccgCCTGCCACCGCGAGACTAGCTCTcctggagggaggaaggcagtggGGAACCAAAGGGCCAGCAGAACCCTCTAAGGCAGGAGTTGGTTACcaacttaaatatttcttaaatattttacttgtgATTTCTTTTGGCCCATTTGTTAAGAGTGTGTTTAAttctagttttccttttgttttcgaTTTCTAACGGCACCCTCCCCCCACGGTGCTTGGAAAACATAGTTTATGTGATATCCTTTCAATTCTGTTTGAGTCTTCATCTGTGGTCTAACATAGGCTGCATCCTGGACAGTGAGTGTCCCATGTGCGCTggaggagaatgtgtattctgttatgTGTGGGTAGAGTGTTCTGTATATGTGTGTCAGATCTAGCTGGTTTATTACATTGCTCAAGCCCTCTGTTCCCTAACTTTTCTTCTGCTGGTTGCTCTATCCCACTCAGAATGTGATAATGAATTCTCCAGCTGTTACTGCGGGTCTCTCTACTTCTGCCTTTCATTCTATCAAGTTTTGCTTCAtagattttgttgatctgttatTAATGCtagaagtttataatttttatatcttcttgctCTATTGAAACTTGTATTAATATATACCGTTCTCTTTTGTCTCTTCTAAACTTTGatttaaagtcaattttgtcAGATATTAGTACAAACACTCTTGTTCTCATTTGGCTACTATGTGCATGGGAttcctttttccatcctttcctgTCAAACTATTTGTGATTTTAGATAAAATGAGCCTCCTTTCAACAACATAGAGTTAGATCATCTTTCTGTCACCATTCTGCCACCTTTATCCTTTGATTGGTgtgtttaattcatttacattcaaagtaattttgCTGAATAAGGAAGGGCATGTTCCCATTATTCTGTTATTTACCTATTGTCTATATGTCTTTTAATTATGTtgtccctgggacacctgggtggctcaggcattgagcatctgcctttggcttgtgttgtgatcctggggtcctgggatcgagtcccacaccacagggagcctgcttctctccctctgcctctgtctctgcctctctctctgtgtctctcatgaataaataaacaaaatctttaaaattttttccagaatTGTTTTAGTATTTGTTTAGTTTATTTAGTAGAATGGTTTAActcccttctcatttccttttgcatGTATATTCCATAGATACTGTTTTTGTGTTTACCATGGGGGTTATATTACTGGAGATACTGTTTTTGTGTTTACCATGCGGGTTATATTACACATCCTAAAATTCCAGCACCCTAACTGTGTATTTCTACAAGCTTATTTTCAATAACAGACAAAAAGTGTCATTTTCTACAGCTCCATCCCATCCCCTTGTAGTGATTGATTTCAGAATATTACATCTTTACACAGTGTCCAAAAACATAGACTAATAATTGTTTTTATGCATTAGTCTGTCAAAATAAGTTGAAAACAAATAGTGGAGTTATAATTCAAAGTTACTAGAATATGGCTTTTAAGCAAGTAGTTGTTTTTTCATATATCGGTCTTTTAAATCATGTAGGAAACAAAAAGTGGAGTTACAAATCAGAGTCACACTAATACTACATTTATAATTGCTCATTTACTTCCCTTCATTAGCCCTGTAAGTCTTCATGTGGCTTCAAGTGACTGTCCAGGGTCCTTCCATCCTGTAGGATTCTCTGTAGCTGGTCTTGCCAGGCAAGTACAGTGGTGATGAACTCATTCAGCCTTTTGTTCACTGGAGAAGGTCCtaatttctccctcacttttcAGATCTGTTTTGCAGATATAAGATTCCTGATTGAGTGCTTTTCTTTCAGCACATTGAGTATATCAGTATGTCttcactaaaacgctgagccacccaggctgcccggcttCTAGGATTTCTGATGACaaatctgctatttttttttacaggaacCCTTGTCTGTGATGAATCACTTCTCCTTTCCTGTTTTCAAGACTCTTTGCCTTTGGCTTTCAACATTTTGATTATAATATGTCTCGGTGTGGATATCACCCTAAGTGGAATTTGTTATTCTTCTTCAGTGTTTATATTCATTTCTCATCAATTTGAGGAacttttcagtcattatttcttcaaataatctcTCCtaccttcttctctcttttctgtctgGGACTCCCCAAAATGCATAGATTGTTCCCTTTATGGTCTCAGTTCTCTTCTAG
It contains:
- the LOC121489381 gene encoding DLA class I histocompatibility antigen, A9/A9 alpha chain-like isoform X1, which produces MKVVMPRALLVLLSAALAVTPTRAGSHSLRFFHTAVSRPGRREALYISVGYVDDVQFLRFNSDAASPKVEPRARWMEQEAPEFWEEQTEIARVHAQTSRSNLQTALGYYNQSEAGSHTFQWTSGCDVGPDGRLLRGYEQFAYDGADYIALNEDLRSWTAADTAAQITRRKWEAAGAAQYYRVYLQGECVQSLLKYLERGKETLQRTDPPKIYLTRHPFSDREVTLRCWVLGFYPAEITVTWQRDGEDQTQDTELVDTRPAGDGTFQKWAAVVVPSGQEQRYTCHVQHEGLAEPVTRRWEPSPLSTIVVVSIAAVVLLGVAGVIGAVIWRKQRSGGKGPGYSHAACDDSAQGSEVSLTAPRV
- the LOC121489381 gene encoding DLA class I histocompatibility antigen, A9/A9 alpha chain-like isoform X3, which encodes MKVVMPRALLVLLSAALAVTPTRAGSHSLRFFHTAVSRPGRREALYISVGYVDDVQFLRFNSDAASPKVEPRARWMEQEAPEFWEEQTEIARVHAQTSRSNLQTALGYYNQSEAGSHTFQWTSGCDVGPDGRLLRGYEQFAYDGADYIALNEDLRSWTAADTAAQITRRKWEAAGAAQYYRVYLQGECVQSLLKYLERGKETLQRTDPPKIYLTRHPFSDREVTLRCWVLGFYPAEITVTWQRDGEDQTQDTELVDTRPAGDGTFQKWAAVVVPSGQEQRYTCHVQHEGLAEPVTRRWEPSPLSTIVVVSIAAVVLLGVAGVIGAVIWRKQRSGTDSQPSQDRAEGPC
- the LOC121489381 gene encoding DLA class I histocompatibility antigen, A9/A9 alpha chain-like isoform X2; the encoded protein is MKVVMPRALLVLLSAALAVTPTRAGSHSLRFFHTAVSRPGRREALYISVGYVDDVQFLRFNSDAASPKVEPRARWMEQEAPEFWEEQTEIARVHAQTSRSNLQTALGYYNQSEAGSHTFQWTSGCDVGPDGRLLRGYEQFAYDGADYIALNEDLRSWTAADTAAQITRRKWEAAGAAQYYRVYLQGECVQSLLKYLERGKETLQRTDPPKIYLTRHPFSDREVTLRCWVLGFYPAEITVTWQRDGEDQTQDTELVDTRPAGDGTFQKWAAVVVPSGQEQRYTCHVQHEGLAEPVTRRWEPSPLSTIVVVSIAAVVLLGVAGVIGAVIWRKQRSGGAIHTRLLSHTGAVYSHSLCSKHLGK